One window of the Magnolia sinica isolate HGM2019 chromosome 19, MsV1, whole genome shotgun sequence genome contains the following:
- the LOC131234322 gene encoding aureusidin synthase-like isoform X1 has protein sequence MGSKLWFSTVLLAFVLVTLGFSATLLLHGSHIEGELRGLDEEKSSAVYMSPAFEWLRSTVFGVNGGWFSSSSEPNKTSTTLVIANLSSCHNSLTDADRPVFCCPPKPESEESVIDFQFPSPSSPMRIRRPTYLVDEEYIAKYERAVSIMRKLSYDDPRSFNRQANMHCIYCTGAYNQINSTSLLKIHNSWLFFPWHRAMIYFHERMLAKFMGDDTFALPYWNWDAPIGMVFPSMYLNGSFVDKDRDPSHLPPRVADVSYHKKESGLGPENQISTNLAFLYTQMVSGAKKPELFMGCKYKAGKEGYCMSPGTIEIAPHDTLHSWVGSNLQPERENMGAFYSAARDPVFYAHHANIDRLWNVWKGLRGNRLEFEDPEWLDSYFYFHDENAQLVRIKIRDTLDMTKFRYTYQEVDLPWLNARPKPSISPKIARNILKMRETQNGSQLLSHTLSPDFGLEGRTLDTTIRTKVSRPKIHRSKREREEEEEVLVVYGIDVKKDTYVKFDVFVNVVDETTTGPESREFAGTYVNMRSGVRLVRNEGDSTGKEKGTLKLGISEVLEDLEADEDEYIWVTLVPRGGTGVNTTIDGIRIEYMR, from the coding sequence GGAATTAAGAGGCTTGGATGAAGAGAAGAGCTCTGCAGTCTACATGTCTCCAGCATTTGAATGGCTCAGGAGCACCGTGTTTGGTGTGAATGGAGGATGGTTTTCCAGCAGCAGTGAGCCTAATAAAACCAGCACCACTCTTGTGATTGCTAACCTAAGCAGTTGTCATAATTCACTTACAGATGCCGATAGGCCAGTCTTCTGTTGCCCCCCAAAACCAGAATCGGAGGAGTCTGTCATAGATTTCCAGTTCCCTAGCCCTTCCTCACCGATGCGTATCCGTCGTCCTACCTACCTTGTCGATGAAGAGTATATTGCCAAGTACGAGAGGGCCGTCTCAATCATGAGGAAACTCAGCTACGACGACCCACGTAGCTTTAACCGCCAAGCAAACATGCACTGCATCTATTGCACCGGGGCCTATAACCAAATCAATTCAACATCCCTTCTCAAGATCCACAATTCATGGCTATTCTTCCCTTGGCATCGAGCCATGATCTACTTCCATGAGCGGATGCTTGCGAAATTCATGGGAGATGACACCTTCGCGTTGCCTTACTGGAATTGGGATGCCCCTATAGGCATGGTTTTCCCCAGTATGTACTTGAATGGATCTTTCGTTGATAAGGACCGGGATCCCTCTCACCTCCCACCCCGAGTCGCCGACGTCAGCTACCACAAAAAGGAGAGCGGTCTTGGGCCTGAGAACCAAATATCCACCAACCTTGCTTTCTTGTACACTCAAATGGTTTCTGGTGCAAAGAAGCCTGAACTCTTTATGGGCTGCAAGTACAAAGCCGGTAAGGAGGGCTACTGCATGTCGCCAGGAACAATTGAGATTGCTCCCCACGACACGTTGCACTCTTGGGTCGGAAGCAATCTGCAACCCGAAAGGGAGAACATGGGTGCGTTCTACTCGGCTGCACGTGACCCTGTCTTCTATGCTCACCATGCAAACATCGACCGACTGTGGAACGTCTGGAAGGGGCTAAGAGGGAACCGGCTTGAGTTTGAAGATCCGGAGTGGCTCGACTCTTACTTCTACTTCCATGATGAGAATGCCCAACTTGTCCGGATCaagatacgggataccttggatATGACTAAATTCAGGTATACTTACCAGGAGGTGGACCTTCCTTGGCTCAATGCCCGCCCTAAGCCGtccatttctcccaaaattgcaCGCAACATATTGAAGATGAGAGAGACCCAGAACGGGTCGCAACTGCTGAGTCACACCTTGTCTCCAGACTTTGGTCTGGAGGGTCGCACCCTCGACACTACCATAAGGACTAAGGTCTCTAGGCCTAAGATTCACAgaagcaaaagagagagagaggaagaagaagaggtttTAGTCGTGTATGGGATTGATGTTAAGAAGGACACATATGTGAAGTTTGATGTCTTTGTCAATGTGGTTGATGAAACCACCACAGGACCTGAGTCTCGAGAGTTTGCAGGAACGTATGTCAACATGCGCAGTGGTGTAAGGTTAGTGAGGAATGAGGGAGATTCGACAGGGAAGGAAAAGGGCACTCTTAAGTTGGGGATTTCAGAAGTGTTGGAAGATTTAGAGGCAGATGAAGATGAGTACATTTGGGTTACTTTGGTGCCGAGAGGTGGGACCGGAGTAAATACAACCATTGATGGGATTCGGATTGAATATATGCGGTGA